DNA sequence from the Candidatus Latescibacterota bacterium genome:
ACGGTATCGCAGGTACGGATCGTTCCGTTCTACGATCGTTCGGGCCTCATATACGAGACGCTCGGTACACTCAATGTGGCGCTTGTCGACGAGATACTCGTGACGGTGATCGTAGTCCTTTTTCTGCTCATGCACATCAGGGCGGCTCTTCTCATTGCGGGTATCCTGCCCCTGACGATCCTTCTCGTATTCATCGCGATGAAGCTGTTCGGCGTGGACGCCAATATTGTGGCTCTCTCGGGTATCGCTATAGCAATCGGCACGATCGTAGATATGGGAATAGTCGTTACCGAGAACATACTGGGACGACTCCGTTCGGCCGATGCGGGGGAAAGCACGCTGAAAACCGTCTATCGTGCTACTGCCGAAGTCGCCGGCGCGGTCCTGACAGCGATATCGACGACAGTGATATCCTTCCTGCCGGTATTTACCATGCAGGGGGCCGAGGGAAAACTCTTCAAGCCTCTCGCGTACACGAAGACTTTCGCGTTGCTGGCTTCGGTCGTCGTGGCGCTCTCCATCATGCCAGCTGTCGCTCATCTGCTCTTTAAGAAAAAGAAGCGTGGATTCAATCGCGGGAGGGTAGCCGCTGCAATCTTCGTCGCCGGGATTTTTCTTGCCGCAAAGTCTTTTTTCCTGGCGGGAGTGGTCCTTATCCTGATCGCGGCATGGACGGCGTTTTCGTACAGATTGTCCCAGAGGCACAGGGACCGGGTGAAGAGGGTTGTCAATCCAGCTCTGATGATACTTGTAGCAGTCTTTCTCACGATGCACTGGCGTCCCCTCGGTTATGCGAGCCCACTCTGGAAGAATTTTATGTTTACCTTCTTTCTGCTTGGCGGCTGGCTGATGTTTTTCAGGTTCTTCAGGCGATATTACGAAGTGATACTGAGGTGGTGTCTCGGGCACCGGAAGGTTTTTCTTTCGATACCTCTTTTTCTCGTATTGTTCGGCGGGATGATCTGGCTGGGCTTTGATTCGTATACGGGTTTTCTTCCGGCAGGAATTAGATCTTCGAAGCCATTCGTCGCGATGAATCATTCCTTTCCGGGCCTGGGCAGGGAGTTCATGCCTTCGCTCGACGAGGGATCGTTCCTCTATATGCCCACAACGATGCCGCACGCATCGATAGGAGAGGCGCTCGATATACTTCACCACCAGGATAAGGCATTCAGTTCGATTCCGGAGGTCGAGTCTGTTGTCGGAAAGATCGGCAGAGTCGACAGCCCACTGGATCCGGCCCCGATATCGATGATAGAGACGGTGATCAACTATAAATCCGAATTCATATCTGGAGATGACGGCAGGCCGCTCCGGTTCAGATTCGACAGAAAATCGGATGAGTTCCTGAGAGACAATGATGGAAAACTGATTCCCGACAGTGGGGGCCAGCCTTACCGTAACTGGCGTGAGGGTATTGATTCCCCGGACGATATATGGCGGGAGATCCTTAAAGCCGGAAAGATCACAGGAACTACATCGGCGCCGAAGCTTCAGCCGATCGAGACTCGACTGGTCATGCTGCAGTCCGGAATGAGGGCTCCGATGGGTATAAAGGTCAAAGGTCCCGACCTCGAGACCATAGAAGGATTCGGATTCCAGCTTGAACTATTACTGAAGAGGATCCCGGAGGTCAATCCTGATGCCGTCGTCGCCGACAGGATCGTGGGGAAACCTTACATCGAGATAACGATAGACAGGGAGAAGGCGGCCAGATATGGACTTCATATCAGGGATATTCAGAATGTCATCGAAACTGCGGTAGGAGGCAGACGTGCGGGAACGACTGTCGAGGGCAGGGAGAGGTACCCGATAAGGGTCCGCTACAAGAGGGAACTGCGCAACACACTGGAGGCGATAGGAAGTGTTCTGGTCGATTCTCCGGGTGGAAGATCGGTGCCTCTCAGCGAACTGTCCGATATGGATTTTGTCAGGGGCCCGATGGTAATAAAGTCGGAGGATACGTTTCTCGTGGGGCATGTGATCTTCGACGGCCGCAAGGGGATGGCGGAGATGGAAGTGATCGAGGCTGTGAAGCGGGTCCTCGACTCCAGGATAGAAGCTGGTGATCTGGTTGTTCCCGATGGCGTGAGTTATTCGTTCGCCGGAACCTGGGAGAATCAGGTTCGATCGGAGAAGAAGCTGGCAGTGGTCCTGCCGCTGGCCCTGCTTCTCATATTTCTCATACTGTATTTTCAGTTCAAGGATGTTTCCGCATCGATCCTGGTATTTTCCGGGATCTTCGTGGCCTGGGCCGGCGGGTTCATCATGCTCTGGCTGTACGGGACAAGCTGGTTTATGGATTTTTCGGTATTCGGAATCGATATGCGTCAATTGTTCCAGATCCGACAGTATCATCTTTCCGTTGCCGTGTGGGTGGGGTTCCTGGCGCTTTTCGGTATTGCGAGCGACGACGGGGTCGTTATTACGACTTATCTCAGCCAGGTTTTCAAGTCCAGGCGGCCGTCGACGCCGGACGAAGTCAGGGAAGCGGTCGTACTGGCGGGAACGCGAAGGATACGCCCGGCACTGATGACGTCGGCGACTACGATACTAGCCCTTATACCAGTTCTGACGTCTACAGGCAGGGGGTCCGATATAATGGTCCCGATGGCGATCCCATCATTCGGAGGGATGACCGTCGTCATGATCACGGTATTTCTCGTCCCTGTACTCTACAGCTATCTTGCCGAGGGCAGGTTGAAGAAAGCCTCAATCCCTCGTCCTGAGGATGATTGACAGGCCCCTGCTGCTTCAATCGAAATAGTCACAATCTTAAATGTCTATTGACAGAATCATCATATAGGACTATACTAGTCTTATATAGGGCTGGTGAGGCTGGCCCGGGGATCAGTGATTGAACGCTGATAGAATAACCTGGTACAGCACGAGGATAAATCAAAAGAAAGGGGTTGTCATGTGGAAGAATAAGGGTCCGTGGGTAGCGGTGGCCATTATTGTGGTGGCCAGTGTCCTGCTTGCGACTGTTGCTTTCGCGCAGGGTGATGAAAGATCGGTCAGGAAGGGTCGGTCCTGTCGCAGTGACAGACAGGTAGCTGTCGCGGAGTGTGGTGCGACCCAGGCTCCATGTAGTGTCGCGGATAAGGGTGACTGCTGCAAATCTCTGAAAAATAAAGCTGTTTATGAACTTTGTACGCATTGCGGCCATTTAAAGGGAAGCGAGAAGTGTTGCAGCAAGGATCTTGTCAAATGCGATAAATGCGGCCTTGCAAAGGGTTCTCCCGGTTGTTGCAAGATACCCGCTGGAGTGAAAAAGGCAGGATTGTGTGGAAAGTGTGGACAGATAAAGGGAACAGACGAATGCTGCGCGAAAGATATCAAGACCTGTGGAAAATGTGGCCTCGCGAAGGGATCGCCCGGTTGCTGCAATCTACAGAGATCTCTGAGCAAGGATGACCTTTGTGGAAAGTGCGGATTTGTAAAGGGAAGTGGGGACTGCTGCCGAAAAGATATGAAGAAGTGTGGGAAATGTGGGATGGCACTTGGTTCGCCCGGCTGCTGCCTGAAGGGTGATCATGTCTGCGTTCCCGATTGCAGGGAAGATGAAGGTAAAAAAAGTAAACGTGACAAAGGATAGGATGCTCGTGGAACTACAGACCTGCAGGATTGAAAAAGAGAGAGGCTGGACAGGTAATCGAGGTTTGAGTTGAACCAGCAGGAGTTTTGTGATAACTTCGGTCCGAACCGCACGACGGACTGAAATGGAGCCTGAGTCGGCCGGCCGGTCGACTCAGGCCATTTAAATAATATGGATGTAATAAGAAGAAATACGGATTACGCGATAAGGGCGATGATCCTTGTTGGCCAGGCTGAGGAAGGTGTGCCCGTATCGACACGGAAAATTTCGGATATGGCCGATATTCCGTACCAGCTTGCCTGCAAGATCATGCAGCAACTGCAAGGTGCGGGGCTTGTAAAAAGCAAAATGGGACCTGCCGGTGGATTCATGCTGAAGCAGGACCTGTCATCGATAAATCTGCATGATATAGTGGAGGCTATCCAGGGAGCCGTATCCATGAACAAGTGCATCGGAGAGGTCCGTTTCTGCAGGCACAAGCCTCATTGCACTGTAGCAGGAAGACTGGAAGAGCTTCAGGTCCAGATCAGAGATTTTCTTGAGGATGTTTCCCTTGAAGACCTGGTCCGCGATT
Encoded proteins:
- a CDS encoding Rrf2 family transcriptional regulator, which codes for MDVIRRNTDYAIRAMILVGQAEEGVPVSTRKISDMADIPYQLACKIMQQLQGAGLVKSKMGPAGGFMLKQDLSSINLHDIVEAIQGAVSMNKCIGEVRFCRHKPHCTVAGRLEELQVQIRDFLEDVSLEDLVRDCSFGDDCC
- a CDS encoding efflux RND transporter permease subunit, whose protein sequence is MNNEGEGPEGQSFLNGIIYYFLSNKLVVAIAVIFIIAWGIMSAPFDWNSGRLPGNPVSVDAIPDIGENQQIVFTEWMGRSPQDIEDQITYPLTVSLLGIKGVRTVRSYSFFGFSTIYLIFEESEGFYDSRSRIIEKLNALPTGLLPEGASPALGPDATALGQVFWYTLEGYGEDGRPAGGWDLDELRSIQDWTVRYALMSAGGVSEVASIGGHVREYQVDVDPDALTAYGISLSEVFNAVRMSNIDVGAGNMEINKVEYIVRGIGFVNDASDIGESVIKDYENSPVRVKDVANVTLGPSMRRGALDKGGAEAVGGVVVVRYGENPLEVIKNVKSKIAEISRGLPRKVLSDGTVSQVRIVPFYDRSGLIYETLGTLNVALVDEILVTVIVVLFLLMHIRAALLIAGILPLTILLVFIAMKLFGVDANIVALSGIAIAIGTIVDMGIVVTENILGRLRSADAGESTLKTVYRATAEVAGAVLTAISTTVISFLPVFTMQGAEGKLFKPLAYTKTFALLASVVVALSIMPAVAHLLFKKKKRGFNRGRVAAAIFVAGIFLAAKSFFLAGVVLILIAAWTAFSYRLSQRHRDRVKRVVNPALMILVAVFLTMHWRPLGYASPLWKNFMFTFFLLGGWLMFFRFFRRYYEVILRWCLGHRKVFLSIPLFLVLFGGMIWLGFDSYTGFLPAGIRSSKPFVAMNHSFPGLGREFMPSLDEGSFLYMPTTMPHASIGEALDILHHQDKAFSSIPEVESVVGKIGRVDSPLDPAPISMIETVINYKSEFISGDDGRPLRFRFDRKSDEFLRDNDGKLIPDSGGQPYRNWREGIDSPDDIWREILKAGKITGTTSAPKLQPIETRLVMLQSGMRAPMGIKVKGPDLETIEGFGFQLELLLKRIPEVNPDAVVADRIVGKPYIEITIDREKAARYGLHIRDIQNVIETAVGGRRAGTTVEGRERYPIRVRYKRELRNTLEAIGSVLVDSPGGRSVPLSELSDMDFVRGPMVIKSEDTFLVGHVIFDGRKGMAEMEVIEAVKRVLDSRIEAGDLVVPDGVSYSFAGTWENQVRSEKKLAVVLPLALLLIFLILYFQFKDVSASILVFSGIFVAWAGGFIMLWLYGTSWFMDFSVFGIDMRQLFQIRQYHLSVAVWVGFLALFGIASDDGVVITTYLSQVFKSRRPSTPDEVREAVVLAGTRRIRPALMTSATTILALIPVLTSTGRGSDIMVPMAIPSFGGMTVVMITVFLVPVLYSYLAEGRLKKASIPRPEDD